The following are encoded together in the Pedobacter steynii genome:
- a CDS encoding damage-inducible protein DinB, translating into MAGLTRKGAKGALLDIYEDALLQLQESIKDVSDEDLIAVVLPDDSDEDSRSIQSILAHVVGSSYSYAIYIRSLKGTEYIRPEKKLRIKVADYIQDLKDSFLFNLTVFNEIEDSNLEEFDSSLKIMTRWKQLYDIEQLTEHAIVHILRHTRQIEKFKILLNDRR; encoded by the coding sequence ATGGCTGGGTTGACCAGGAAAGGAGCAAAAGGAGCATTGCTCGATATCTATGAAGATGCGCTATTGCAATTGCAGGAGAGTATTAAAGACGTCTCTGATGAAGATCTGATTGCGGTAGTCCTCCCGGATGATTCTGATGAAGATTCGAGATCCATTCAGTCTATTCTTGCACATGTAGTAGGTAGTTCTTACAGTTATGCCATCTATATTCGGTCGCTAAAAGGAACTGAATATATCAGGCCCGAGAAAAAGCTCAGAATAAAAGTTGCTGATTATATTCAGGATCTTAAGGATTCTTTTTTATTTAACCTTACCGTTTTTAACGAAATTGAGGATAGTAATCTGGAGGAATTTGATTCTTCTCTCAAAATCATGACCAGATGGAAACAGCTTTATGACATTGAGCAGTTGACCGAGCATGCGATTGTACACATTTTGAGGCATACAAGGCAAATAGAAAAATTTAAGATTTTATTGAATGATAGGAGATAA
- the glmS gene encoding glutamine--fructose-6-phosphate transaminase (isomerizing) produces MCGIVGYIGHREAWPIVLKGLKRLEYRGYDSAGIALINDTGLNIYKKAGKVLELENFSEGKNLSGTIGIGHTRWATHGAPSDRNSHPHTSNNGKLTIIHNGIIENYATLKEELINRGHEFKSDTDTEVLVHLIEEIYKNEDTDLLEAVRIALNEVTGAYAIVLMDEDHPDQLIAARKGSPLVIGVGSGEYFIASDATPIVEYTKNVIYLNDNEIAFLKRDELLIKRLDNVVQTPYIQALELKLEMLEKGGYEHFMLKEIFEQSRSIRDCMRGRIYPNEGIVQLGGIKEYAEKLKNVDRIIIVACGTSWHAGLVAEYLIEEYARIPVEVEYASEFRYRNPIITEKDVVIAISQSGETADTMAAIEMAKERGATIFGVCNVVGSSIPRLTHAGVYTHVGPEIGVASTKAFTGQVTVLTLMAFYMAQQKGTVSHSKLVELLTELDCIPEKIQRALESNEMIEKIAAKFKDSRNCLFLGRGSGFPVALEGALKLKEISYIHAEGYPAAEMKHGPIALIDEEMPVVVIATKNSSYEKVISNIQEVKARKGIVLAIVTEGDTEVRKMADYCIEIPDSSEAFLPLLATIPLQLLSYHIALMRGCNVDQPRNLAKSVTVE; encoded by the coding sequence ATGTGTGGAATAGTTGGTTACATTGGCCATAGAGAAGCTTGGCCTATTGTCCTTAAAGGACTAAAAAGATTAGAATACCGCGGGTATGATAGTGCAGGAATTGCTTTAATTAACGATACAGGTCTTAATATTTATAAAAAAGCAGGTAAGGTCCTGGAATTAGAAAACTTCTCTGAAGGTAAGAACCTTTCAGGTACAATAGGTATCGGGCACACTCGCTGGGCCACTCACGGTGCCCCTTCCGATAGGAATTCTCACCCTCACACTTCAAATAACGGGAAGTTAACAATCATTCATAACGGAATTATAGAAAACTATGCAACCTTAAAGGAAGAACTAATCAACAGGGGGCATGAGTTCAAAAGTGATACAGACACAGAAGTTCTTGTTCATCTTATCGAGGAAATCTATAAAAATGAGGACACAGATCTTCTGGAAGCTGTAAGAATTGCCCTAAACGAAGTGACCGGTGCTTATGCAATTGTCCTGATGGATGAGGATCATCCCGATCAGCTCATTGCGGCAAGAAAAGGAAGTCCTTTAGTAATTGGTGTTGGCTCCGGCGAATATTTTATCGCTTCCGATGCAACTCCAATTGTAGAGTATACAAAAAATGTAATTTATCTGAATGATAATGAAATTGCATTCCTGAAACGTGATGAACTACTTATTAAGCGTCTCGATAATGTGGTGCAAACACCTTACATCCAAGCTCTGGAATTAAAGCTGGAAATGCTGGAAAAAGGAGGATATGAACACTTCATGCTAAAAGAAATTTTCGAGCAATCACGATCGATCAGAGACTGTATGCGGGGCAGGATTTATCCAAATGAAGGGATTGTTCAACTTGGGGGAATCAAAGAATACGCCGAGAAGTTAAAAAACGTAGACAGGATTATCATCGTTGCCTGTGGTACTTCATGGCATGCAGGCCTTGTTGCTGAATATCTGATTGAAGAATACGCACGGATCCCTGTTGAAGTGGAATATGCATCCGAATTCAGGTACAGAAACCCAATCATTACTGAAAAAGATGTAGTGATTGCAATATCTCAATCCGGAGAAACTGCAGATACCATGGCTGCTATTGAAATGGCAAAAGAAAGAGGTGCTACAATTTTCGGTGTGTGTAATGTGGTAGGCTCATCGATTCCGAGACTAACTCATGCAGGGGTATATACCCACGTTGGACCGGAGATCGGAGTCGCTTCAACAAAAGCATTCACCGGCCAGGTAACGGTACTTACTCTAATGGCGTTTTATATGGCACAGCAGAAAGGAACAGTTAGTCATTCCAAACTGGTGGAGCTTCTTACGGAATTAGATTGCATTCCTGAAAAAATTCAAAGGGCACTGGAATCCAATGAGATGATCGAAAAAATTGCAGCAAAATTCAAAGATTCCAGAAATTGCCTATTCCTTGGTAGAGGTAGTGGTTTTCCGGTTGCTCTGGAAGGCGCTTTAAAGCTCAAGGAGATCTCTTACATCCATGCAGAAGGATATCCTGCTGCAGAGATGAAACACGGCCCTATCGCCTTAATTGACGAAGAGATGCCAGTTGTGGTTATTGCAACCAAGAACTCTTCTTACGAGAAAGTAATCAGCAATATCCAGGAAGTGAAAGCTAGAAAGGGAATTGTACTTGCGATCGTCACTGAAGGAGATACAGAGGTGAGAAAGATGGCAGATTATTGTATTGAGATCCCTGATTCAAGCGAAGCATTTTTACCCTTGCTAGCGACTATCCCTTTACAATTATTGTCTTATCATATTGCCTTAATGCGGGGTTGTAATGTGGATCAGCCAAGAAATTTGGCAAAATCAGTTACGGTAGAGTAA
- a CDS encoding DUF4270 domain-containing protein produces MKFSKQDLLTMLIGLFLFSSCKDPNTIGLGQEDSAITGELYDNTTITSQTQADDAVSASQLTTGYPIGFMTDPVFGETTAGTAMTVNIPSEKYRFGKNAILDSAVLILPYSSQATVTGSKTTYFYGDSTQTYTFTVGQMTKDLTREQSFLSSTEWGKDATEVLGTLVTNDPNQPQGRIFIKPSTPFKITEIVTGKPDSLRMTAPQLRIRLNTAKIQDKIVKMDTLSLDRNNLFIDKFRGLYVGAKATGKGGIIFFNSVDSARLQLYYKKDGKTQGTRDTVSINFPIKPGLAPVVSYVKHDYANTPIKTQLEDHTGKQYEETYLQALSGLRNKISFNFDDFKTKMGGAKVAVNKAELVIDVSPTADAHFKPAPRLRLYRYDVAEKRQNISDNNPPSESNPSGDPRATTELLFGGFFDSVNSRYIFTVTSYVQDLINGKIKDYGTFIAPTPITAFTLTPYASSAERSILLSPKKDAAAGTKRMKLNIFYTKLK; encoded by the coding sequence ATGAAATTTTCAAAACAAGACTTATTAACCATGTTGATAGGTCTTTTTCTTTTTTCTTCTTGTAAAGATCCCAATACCATAGGTTTGGGGCAGGAAGATTCTGCCATTACCGGAGAGCTGTATGACAATACAACGATCACTTCCCAAACCCAGGCAGATGATGCGGTAAGTGCATCACAACTTACTACCGGATATCCTATAGGCTTTATGACGGATCCGGTTTTTGGTGAAACCACTGCAGGTACAGCAATGACGGTTAACATTCCAAGCGAGAAGTACAGATTCGGTAAAAATGCGATCCTGGATTCGGCGGTATTAATTTTACCGTATTCTTCGCAGGCGACTGTAACTGGTAGCAAAACGACTTACTTTTATGGTGATTCTACGCAAACGTACACATTCACTGTGGGTCAGATGACTAAAGATTTAACTCGGGAACAATCTTTCCTTAGCTCTACGGAATGGGGCAAAGACGCGACTGAGGTACTGGGAACTTTAGTGACCAACGATCCTAATCAGCCGCAAGGTCGGATCTTCATAAAACCTTCCACTCCTTTCAAAATTACGGAAATTGTCACCGGTAAACCAGACAGCCTGAGGATGACCGCCCCGCAATTGAGAATCCGCTTAAATACAGCAAAGATTCAGGATAAAATCGTTAAAATGGACACCCTTTCTTTAGATAGAAACAACTTGTTTATTGATAAATTCAGAGGGCTATATGTAGGCGCAAAAGCCACGGGAAAGGGTGGAATTATTTTTTTTAACTCGGTTGACAGTGCCAGATTACAACTCTATTATAAAAAAGACGGCAAAACACAGGGAACAAGAGATACTGTTTCTATAAATTTTCCAATCAAACCAGGTTTAGCCCCGGTTGTATCATATGTGAAACATGATTACGCCAATACCCCTATTAAGACACAATTAGAAGATCATACAGGTAAGCAATATGAAGAGACTTATCTGCAGGCGCTATCAGGACTGAGAAATAAGATCAGTTTTAATTTCGATGATTTCAAGACGAAAATGGGAGGAGCTAAAGTAGCAGTCAATAAAGCTGAACTTGTGATTGATGTGTCTCCTACTGCAGATGCTCACTTTAAACCTGCACCAAGATTAAGATTATATCGTTATGATGTGGCAGAAAAACGTCAGAATATTTCAGACAATAACCCTCCATCAGAAAGTAATCCTTCGGGTGACCCTAGAGCTACTACCGAACTTCTGTTCGGCGGCTTTTTTGATTCAGTGAACAGCAGGTATATCTTTACGGTTACCAGTTATGTTCAGGACCTCATCAATGGCAAAATTAAAGATTACGGAACTTTTATCGCACCAACTCCGATAACTGCATTTACTTTGACCCCGTATGCAAGTTCTGCTGAACGGTCAATACTGCTAAGCCCTAAAAAAGATGCAGCAGCAGGTACGAAAAGGATGAAATTAAATATCTTTTATACCAAACTAAAATAA
- a CDS encoding glycogen/starch synthase: protein MAKTKLLIVTHEMSPFLELTKISEITRQLPQAMQDKGFEIRILMPRFGNINERRNRLHEVIRLSGMNIIIDDNDNPLIIKVASIPAARMQVYFLDNEDYFQRKYVFRDKEDKFYADNDERTIFFCKGALETVKKLGWAPDIVHCHGWMTSLVPAYIKTSYKNDPTFKNAKVVYSIYENCFTEKLHADLHKKAVMNAMTLEDTKVFENADCNTLHIGAITYSDAVVLANENIDSNVLKFVKDSNKPTLAYNLTDDFENFYALYEEISDEELVSIA from the coding sequence ATGGCAAAAACGAAGCTACTGATTGTTACACACGAGATGTCGCCTTTCCTTGAACTCACAAAAATTTCAGAAATTACCCGTCAACTACCTCAGGCAATGCAGGACAAAGGATTTGAAATCCGCATTTTGATGCCTAGATTCGGGAATATTAATGAAAGAAGGAACAGATTGCACGAAGTAATACGTCTTTCAGGAATGAACATTATCATCGATGATAATGACAACCCTTTAATTATTAAAGTTGCTTCCATCCCGGCTGCCCGTATGCAGGTATACTTCCTGGATAACGAAGATTATTTCCAACGCAAATATGTATTTAGAGACAAGGAAGACAAATTCTATGCAGATAATGACGAAAGAACGATCTTCTTTTGCAAAGGAGCATTGGAAACTGTAAAAAAATTAGGATGGGCCCCGGACATTGTACATTGTCATGGATGGATGACCTCATTAGTCCCGGCTTATATCAAGACGTCTTATAAGAACGATCCTACTTTCAAAAACGCCAAAGTGGTTTATTCTATCTATGAAAACTGCTTCACAGAAAAGCTTCATGCAGACCTTCATAAAAAGGCAGTAATGAATGCCATGACACTTGAAGACACAAAAGTGTTTGAGAATGCAGACTGCAACACTTTACACATTGGAGCTATAACGTACTCTGATGCAGTGGTATTAGCAAACGAAAACATCGATAGTAATGTGTTAAAATTTGTTAAAGATTCTAATAAGCCAACTTTAGCTTATAATTTAACCGACGATTTCGAAAACTTCTACGCTTTATATGAAGAGATTTCGGATGAAGAATTGGTGTCAATAGCATAA
- the panC gene encoding pantoate--beta-alanine ligase — MKVINTIAALKSLLEPIKLGQQKIALVPTMGALHKGHVSLINIAQQYADVVVCSIFVNPTQFTDPKDLEKYPRPLEHDMQMLREAGCDVVFMPSVKEMYPGPENWHIDLGPAEFLLEGEFRKGHYQGVTQIVKKLFDAVNPDLAFFGQKDFQQVLMIENMVAYFKLPVQIISCPIIREDDGLAMSSRNIHLNAADRKNALVLSRALSYVKDHFEEKTISELLQGAKEMISEVDGVELDYFTIANGKTLLPENNKNQSDLVALVAAKVGQTRLIDNMLLN, encoded by the coding sequence TTGAAAGTTATAAACACCATCGCAGCGTTAAAGTCGTTGCTTGAACCAATAAAATTGGGTCAACAGAAAATTGCTTTAGTGCCTACAATGGGTGCTTTGCACAAAGGACACGTATCACTCATCAATATTGCCCAGCAATATGCGGATGTGGTGGTTTGCAGTATTTTTGTAAATCCGACACAATTTACCGATCCTAAAGACTTAGAAAAATACCCCCGTCCTTTGGAACATGATATGCAGATGCTTCGTGAAGCAGGGTGTGATGTTGTGTTTATGCCTTCGGTAAAAGAGATGTATCCGGGGCCGGAAAATTGGCATATAGACCTTGGACCAGCAGAATTTCTGTTAGAAGGCGAATTTAGAAAAGGACATTACCAAGGAGTTACCCAGATCGTAAAAAAATTATTTGATGCAGTGAACCCCGACCTGGCTTTCTTTGGTCAGAAGGATTTCCAGCAGGTATTGATGATTGAAAATATGGTGGCTTATTTTAAGCTTCCTGTGCAGATTATTTCTTGTCCGATTATCAGAGAAGACGATGGTCTGGCAATGAGCTCGAGAAATATCCATTTAAATGCAGCAGATCGGAAGAATGCATTGGTGCTGAGCAGGGCATTGAGTTATGTGAAAGATCATTTTGAAGAAAAAACTATCTCAGAACTTCTTCAGGGGGCGAAGGAGATGATTTCGGAGGTTGATGGTGTAGAACTTGATTACTTTACCATCGCAAACGGAAAAACACTGCTTCCGGAAAACAATAAAAATCAATCCGATCTTGTGGCTTTGGTCGCAGCTAAGGTTGGTCAGACAAGGCTGATCGATAATATGCTGCTCAACTGA
- the panD gene encoding aspartate 1-decarboxylase: MIIEILKSKIHRVKVTQAELNYVGSITIDEDLMDAAQIIANEKVQIVNNNNGERFETYVIKGERGTGTVCLNGATARRVQVGDILIIMSYGSLPIEEAKRYHPILVFPDDNNRLLK; encoded by the coding sequence ATGATTATCGAGATATTAAAATCGAAAATACACCGTGTTAAAGTAACACAGGCCGAATTAAATTATGTTGGAAGCATTACCATTGATGAGGATCTGATGGATGCTGCCCAGATTATTGCCAATGAAAAGGTCCAGATTGTAAACAACAATAACGGAGAGCGCTTTGAAACTTATGTAATCAAAGGAGAACGCGGAACCGGGACTGTTTGTTTAAATGGAGCTACCGCCAGAAGAGTTCAGGTTGGCGACATCCTAATCATCATGTCTTACGGTTCATTACCAATTGAAGAGGCAAAGAGATATCACCCCATTCTTGTTTTTCCTGATGATAACAATCGTCTTTTAAAATAG
- a CDS encoding acyl-CoA dehydrogenase, producing MLFQLSEEQLMIQQAARDFAQNELKPGVIERDEHQKFPVEQVKKLGELGFLGMMVSEKYNGSGLDALSYVLVMEELSKVDASASVVVSVNNSLVCYGLESYGSEFQKEKYLKPLASGEKIGAFCLSEPEAGSDATSQQTTAEDKGDYYLLNGTKNWITNGNTASTYLVIAQTDRSLKHRGINAFIVEKGMEGFTIGPKENKMGIRGSDTHSLMFNDVKVPKENRIGEDGFGFKFAMKTLEGGRIGIAAQALGIATGAYELALEYSKQRKSFGKAISDHQAIAFKLADMATSIEAARLLVYKAAWLKDQGLPYTLAGSMAKSYASKVAMDVTVEAVQIHGGYGFVKEYHVERMMRDAKITQIYEGTTEIQKMVISREILK from the coding sequence ATGCTATTTCAATTAAGTGAAGAACAATTGATGATCCAGCAGGCTGCAAGAGATTTCGCACAGAATGAACTGAAGCCCGGAGTTATCGAGAGAGATGAGCACCAGAAATTTCCTGTTGAACAAGTGAAAAAACTTGGAGAACTTGGCTTTCTGGGAATGATGGTTTCAGAAAAATATAATGGTAGCGGGTTAGATGCGTTATCTTATGTTCTGGTTATGGAGGAGCTGTCTAAAGTGGATGCTTCAGCATCTGTTGTTGTCTCTGTCAATAATTCATTGGTATGTTATGGCCTGGAGTCATATGGATCAGAATTCCAAAAAGAAAAATACCTGAAACCACTGGCTTCCGGTGAAAAGATAGGTGCTTTCTGCTTATCAGAGCCAGAAGCTGGATCTGATGCAACTTCACAGCAGACTACAGCTGAAGATAAAGGCGATTATTATTTGTTAAACGGGACAAAAAACTGGATTACCAACGGAAATACTGCTTCGACTTATCTTGTGATTGCACAGACTGACAGATCTTTAAAACACAGAGGGATTAATGCCTTTATTGTGGAAAAAGGAATGGAAGGTTTTACTATAGGTCCGAAAGAAAACAAAATGGGTATCCGTGGTTCTGATACTCACTCATTGATGTTTAACGATGTGAAGGTTCCTAAAGAAAATAGGATAGGGGAAGATGGATTCGGTTTTAAATTTGCGATGAAGACCCTTGAGGGTGGACGTATAGGAATTGCCGCACAGGCTCTGGGAATTGCAACAGGAGCTTATGAGTTGGCTCTGGAGTATTCTAAACAGCGTAAATCTTTTGGAAAAGCAATCTCTGATCATCAGGCTATTGCCTTTAAGCTGGCAGATATGGCGACTTCTATTGAAGCCGCACGTTTATTGGTGTATAAAGCTGCATGGTTGAAAGATCAGGGACTTCCTTATACCTTAGCGGGTTCTATGGCTAAATCGTATGCTTCGAAAGTTGCAATGGATGTAACTGTAGAGGCTGTGCAGATTCATGGAGGGTATGGCTTTGTTAAAGAATACCATGTGGAGCGGATGATGCGTGATGCTAAAATAACCCAGATCTACGAGGGGACTACGGAAATTCAAAAAATGGTGATCTCCAGAGAGATTTTAAAATAA
- a CDS encoding phage holin family protein: MRLIVEILLLGLAVFLGAKLIPGVHVDSYWAAIIAAVLISLANATIGTILRIFTFPINFLTLGLVSFIITVLMILLVDNMMSSFNTSGFWAAAFLAIVVALIKAVFGSIAGTEKD, from the coding sequence ATGAGACTCATTGTAGAAATTTTATTATTAGGACTGGCGGTATTTCTGGGCGCCAAACTTATTCCAGGTGTCCATGTGGATAGTTACTGGGCTGCTATTATCGCCGCAGTTCTGATTTCATTGGCAAATGCGACCATAGGAACCATTTTGCGTATTTTTACATTTCCCATTAACTTTCTCACACTCGGACTGGTCTCTTTCATCATTACCGTATTAATGATTTTATTGGTAGACAATATGATGAGCAGTTTTAATACGAGTGGATTCTGGGCGGCCGCATTTCTTGCAATTGTCGTAGCCTTAATCAAAGCTGTATTTGGTTCTATTGCAGGAACAGAAAAGGACTAG
- the rimP gene encoding ribosome assembly cofactor RimP, with protein MQVEKRVTALVEEKISDRPELFLVEVKMLPNNKLIIHVDGDEGISIQDCAAISRHVGFYLEEENTIEKAYNLEVSSPGVGEPLKLQRQYVKNVGRELSVKLNGGEIKEGKLLSVEDQGITIEAKMKEKGKKAQLVETSIDFGNITETKVLISFK; from the coding sequence ATGCAGGTAGAAAAAAGAGTTACGGCGTTAGTTGAAGAGAAAATTTCGGATAGGCCGGAGTTGTTTTTGGTAGAAGTAAAAATGCTTCCAAACAATAAGCTGATCATCCATGTAGATGGCGATGAGGGGATTAGTATTCAGGATTGTGCGGCAATCAGCAGGCATGTAGGCTTTTATCTGGAAGAAGAAAATACAATTGAAAAAGCGTATAATCTGGAGGTTTCTTCACCAGGTGTAGGCGAGCCACTTAAACTTCAAAGACAATATGTGAAAAATGTTGGAAGAGAATTAAGTGTAAAACTGAACGGTGGAGAAATTAAAGAAGGTAAGCTGCTTTCTGTCGAAGATCAGGGTATAACCATCGAGGCTAAGATGAAAGAAAAAGGTAAAAAGGCGCAACTGGTAGAAACCAGTATCGACTTTGGTAATATAACAGAAACAAAGGTTTTAATTTCATTTAAATAA
- the nusA gene encoding transcription termination factor NusA: MSNINLIDSFQEFKEFKNIDRPTVISVLEEVFRSMLRKKYGTDENCDVIVNPDNGDLEIWRTRKVMEDGFSEDDDLEIELAEVKLLDPDMEVGDDYIEQITLESFGRRAILAARQTLVSKVLELEKDEIFKKYKDRVGEIVTGEVYQVWKKETLVLDDEGNELMMPKTEQIPADYFKKGDTVRAVILKVDMVNATPKIIISRIAPEFLQRLFEIEVPEIFDGLITIKKIVREPGERAKVAVESYDDRIDPVGACVGMKGSRIHGIVRELKNENIDVINFTNNISLYITRALSPAKITSIKLDDETKHASVYLKPDQVSLAIGRGGHNIKLAGKLTGYEIDVYREAGEEDEDVDIEEFSDEIDSWIIDELKAIGCDTAKSVLALSIDELVKRTDLEEETIKEVMSILKSEFE; the protein is encoded by the coding sequence ATGAGCAATATTAATTTAATCGATTCATTTCAGGAATTCAAAGAGTTCAAGAACATCGACCGTCCTACAGTGATTAGTGTGCTGGAAGAGGTATTCCGCAGTATGTTGCGTAAAAAATACGGTACTGATGAGAATTGTGACGTAATCGTTAACCCGGACAACGGAGATTTAGAAATCTGGCGTACAAGAAAAGTGATGGAAGATGGTTTTTCTGAAGATGATGACCTGGAGATCGAACTTGCTGAAGTAAAGCTTTTAGATCCTGATATGGAAGTTGGCGACGATTACATTGAACAGATCACTTTAGAAAGCTTTGGCCGCAGGGCAATATTAGCTGCACGCCAGACGCTTGTTTCCAAAGTATTGGAACTAGAAAAAGATGAGATCTTTAAAAAATATAAGGATAGGGTTGGAGAAATTGTAACAGGAGAAGTTTACCAGGTTTGGAAAAAAGAAACATTGGTTCTTGATGATGAAGGCAACGAGTTGATGATGCCTAAAACTGAACAGATCCCTGCCGATTATTTCAAAAAAGGTGATACTGTTCGTGCAGTAATCTTAAAAGTAGACATGGTTAATGCTACTCCAAAGATTATCATTTCAAGGATCGCCCCTGAGTTCTTACAACGGTTGTTCGAAATTGAGGTTCCAGAGATCTTTGATGGTTTAATTACCATTAAGAAAATTGTTCGTGAACCAGGAGAAAGAGCTAAAGTTGCTGTGGAGTCTTATGACGATAGAATTGATCCGGTTGGTGCTTGTGTGGGAATGAAAGGCTCGAGGATACATGGTATCGTTAGAGAGCTTAAAAATGAAAATATTGATGTGATCAATTTCACCAACAATATCTCATTATACATTACCAGAGCATTAAGCCCGGCAAAAATTACTTCTATTAAGTTAGATGATGAAACAAAACACGCTTCGGTTTATTTGAAACCAGATCAGGTTTCATTGGCAATCGGTAGAGGTGGACACAATATTAAACTGGCTGGTAAATTAACTGGTTACGAAATTGATGTGTATCGTGAAGCAGGTGAAGAAGACGAAGATGTAGATATCGAAGAATTCTCAGATGAAATCGATAGCTGGATCATCGATGAGCTGAAAGCGATCGGTTGTGATACCGCAAAAAGTGTACTTGCACTTTCAATTGATGAGCTGGTAAAACGTACCGATCTTGAAGAAGAAACCATCAAAGAAGTGATGAGTATATTAAAATCAGAGTTTGAATAA